From Cucumis melo cultivar AY chromosome 3, USDA_Cmelo_AY_1.0, whole genome shotgun sequence:
tctaaattaaatatcttatatttaatttaatctaaaatttgaatcatattcaaatataaatttctctcataacctatagttttaatatgtatcacatacacattaaattgtaacctatagttttaatatgaatctaattcacattaagctaatatttgaactcattcaaatattttattctctcgtaatttaattttgaatcatatccaaaattaaatttatataataaagtctaattaaaatataaactttatattataatgtatcaatattcattatattaatttccaaagtaaatttgaacatttcaaattacgaccaatataaataaatctcattactctttatgagctacgaaggggacctaatggacctacagatcagaagctacaacgatatgagattaattagctaaactcattaaccacattaatcaatattcgttaattgtgtgtccactccactaaagacttacagctgaactcttctcactgtagatatatttctgtgtccacggatatagaccaataccaataatttagtccttcacaagtatTCGTAACatcagctgggtcaaattaccgttttacccctaggttacttctagtccttaaataccaatgctcctctaataaacaacctgtttatggtccaaccactaaacagaaacccttctcgtgccataaagagggtagggccctttgtttaagtctcggagacaccatttaagggaacacttatctacttaccctaaaggtgggaatgagtgaattccatcttgtgtgattatgttcccagctccccactcgatcttgtccccaaaatgataagcatattgagtcggcaatttggccactcccacccgtacaaatcaaaggacaatccctcgcaaacaggagtttataatacactcaagattaagactaagtcacctaggtcatcctaatgaaatagaaatccaactagttaacggagttacatctagtgattactatttcgtggtccagtcttatgcaaacttattgcataggatactctcactcgcatgtcgcatacatggacgcattggatcaatgtgtttgtatcaaatacaaagtgagtcgtatccatagtgttaacaggatatgatacccaaccttaaccctatactatagaccctttaagctgatcttaaacattaatccccgtatgtctctacatactattcaagactcatcagacagcttaggatgttagtttattggattaggttattaagacaaaactaataatataatcaataacacttattgaaattataataataaaacactttattaatgacagtcaattgattatatttactatctacgagttttaggacataaaacccaacagtaacattgttttcaatacatttggaattaacttagctcatatggaattcgAATCTTATACCTCTTCGTGAGGGTGAGGATAGAAAATAGAAAgtataattcgaattgttcaaattaagtaaaaaaaaagagaaactgATGTATATACTTGATATATCCACCAGTTATAAGTTTGAGATataactttatatttaaatatgatttaaatattaaaaatatgaatacaaattcaaatttgaaagcttgaaattgatggaaatggtcaaagttgtaaaaagtcaaaacattgacttttgactttgaaaagtcaaactttaatcagctttatattcaaatgtgatttcaatttttgaaaaatgaatgcggattcatgctcgggaggttggaattagtcaaaatagacaaaatggtaaaagattaaaatgttgacttttgacttgaagaagtcaaagtttgactttaactTGAATGACCAACCGACCATATTGCCCTTAGCGGCTTAGACTACGTTTGTggaaaaatataacattttgtTAGATAATCTCAAAGTGGCTACATTAGATGTAGACATCTAGCCTACTAATAGTTAATGGAATGTTAGCTATTGAGATTTTATAAACTAATTCatgcatttttgcatgtaattaggttataaagAGACATCAATTCAATTGAGATAAAACTTTTTGCAATTTTGGGATTTTTgtcttaaattaaaaattattataccaatcattttcttttctctcatTTCTCTAATCTCAAAGCTAAGCTCCACCTCTAATTTTCATCTCTCTCAATTTCCTTCATCTAATCGAGTCTCACAACCCAGTTCTAAGTAAGAAGATTAATGGGTCAACTCTAGTAGTAGTTCCTGATTCGAGTTCGTGAGGAGATTACTAGGAACGAGAATTgatgcatgttaattactaaataGTTAGTTGTAATTAGAGAAAAATTGATCCTTATTTTGTTGCGCTCGTATCGTATTCCACAATCTTGTATTAGAGCATGCTTAATTTTACTTAATTTCATATGGTGGAtgttaatttatttgataaattatggtttaattaaaatggattagtggttttggaaattaaattaagcttagttttcttttaattattgtaattggtCCAATTTTGTGGCTTAATTATTGTTGTCGaaggtttttaatttttattagaGTCGTTAGAGTTGAAATTAGGTTGTAATTTATTCGATCGAGAGAGAGAAATTCAAAGAAATTGGTGAAAAGCGGAGGACAGACCCGGAAAAGCCTTTAGACCTGGTCCAGACCCGTCGGCCTGACCCTGCGACCCGCTTCTCCACCCGATCTTCGTGCATGCCACACTCCTGTTCAGCCCTTTGGTTTGCGCAACGGCCCGACCCAAGTTTCGCGCATCGACCCACACCCATCTCGGCCCACGCGTGTGCGATAGCCCGCCTGCTTCACGACCCACATTCCTTTGACCCGCTTCACGCCCATTTGACTCGGATTGATCATTGTCCAACCCGACTTGGCCGATATGCTCCACGTGCTTTGCAGTGCCACACATCAACCCGTTTCGACCCATCTCTTTGACCCCACGCGCGCCTGTGGTTCCATGTTGATTTTGGGTCGGTCCAAGCCCAAAGGTTGGGTCTTGGGTCGGTCCATAAGGATAATTAGGCCGGTTTAGTGTCGTTTTGAGGTTTTTCCAGCCAGTTCGAGTGGTTCGGGGACTGTTTTGTACTTCACCAAATTTTTactataataatatattttaaacttaatttaaGAGCCAAAATCGATCTATTTTAGagtatttttaattaattatgtatatgatgtatgttttaattaaattaaattgtatgtgCGTAAAGTATgttatatagatttaaaatttcACCGTAAGTTAATATGTTCATGCATTAAAAATATGTTATAACATTATAAGGTATAGTCTGCAtgttaattaatattaattaattttcattaaatttggtttaattaattaattatttatttcaattaaatataattaaatatttattaaagatGCTTGGTTTGATGTTTTGGACTCTTGTACTTATGATAAGAAATTCTATTTTAGGCAAACAAAATTGGGCCTTGAAAAGGCCCACAACAGATACGAAACGTGGTCCGGTACGCCTAGCGTAGATCGTACGTGCATACTCTATAAATAAGCTCCCGCCATCTGCTACGGCTTCCTCTTCAAGAACTTCAATTCGTCCGTTCCTTACGTCTTCAACCTCCGAATCTCCGTCTTTGCTAGGGTTTATTTCACGATTTAATCCAATCTGGTGTGATACGATTTTCGACATTTGCCCACTGCAGTAACGCCGTGTTTCTCCCTTCTTACTAGAAGCTTTCGTATGTGTTCCCTCACCGTTTCTCTTCTTCTTGTTTCCGGTTCTAATTTTCTTCGCGATGAATTCCGAATTTCGTCTGAATTTTTGAGGTATTTCTTGACGTGTAAAGGTTGATGGACGGAGCGGAACTTTTCACCGATATCACAGAAACTACCGGAGCAATTAGGAAGACCTTAGAAGCTAACGAGTTTCAACCCTTCGATGGAAACCAAATTGCCAGTCTTCAATCCCAGCTTCGTCTTCTCCAAGACAGAGTGAAGGTTTGACCGTCTACCCTCATTTCAACTTCCGTTTGGTTAATGATAAAGTGGCGAAGTATCCGGAGAGCCATGACCAACGTTTGATCTCAATCCACTAATCGTACAGGAATTGGAGGAGGAAAATTCGAAGCTATCCTCTCCACTTGCAAGTTGCTGTTGTTCTGAGGTTTGGTCGGCTATATTAGAATGGAATCAGAGCCGTTTGGTTTTCATGCTAGCCTAGCTAACCAGCATTACGATAAGCTTTCGTCAGGCTAACTAAACGTGAATTCGTGCAGAGGAGGATGAACTTTGGCGACAGGAGTTGTTCGATTGAGAAAAGCACGGAATCTGGCACTACTAAGAAGAAATCAGTAGAAAGAACAACAGGCTAGTCATTACTTTATGAACAAATAGAGTCTATTTGTTTATTCCTCCATATTTGCGgaagtatatatacatatatatattggaAGTAAGAGGATATCCATGGTAGCATGAGGGAGTAGTAATAGCTCACATGTATATACGAATGAGGATGCATATTTATATCTTGTAATGTGTAACAGCTATATATATACAGTAATGAGATTACCATGAAATTAAAGATTAAGAAAAGATGATTTGTGAATTTGAACTATGGTCAAATTATGCATTAGCAGGCGGCAAAATATTCAATGAGGCCGATACAATGTGGCTGCCTCTCCAAATAATATTCATGCCCCTAGTATCCATGGATATTAATTTGAGTTACTCAATCCAACGATGAAAAACTGGCAGCTACATAGTGAATGATGAAATATGATGCAATTCAGTCTAAAAGTGgcaactttttttaaaagattatttTACGAGCAACAGACGTTTGGAATGTTGCAAAGTTTAGATGAAATATACCGTAGTTTTCATGCATATTATCAACCTTGTTTATTATCACAAGAGCCATACTCCATCTTTGTTTTGCGTGGATTATCTACTGGAATTATTTGCTTGTTTCTACTCTCAAATGGAGTTATTTTATGGGTGAAGGATATAACACCAGAATCTTGGATCACTGTTCAAAGAGATATATTGCTCTAAAAGTAATATACTTTGGGCAGAGGTATGTAATCTCTAATGGAGTTATTTTATGGGTGAAGGTTATAACACCAGGATCTTGGATCACTGTTCAAAGAGATATATTGCTCTAAAAGTAATGTACTTTGGGCAGAGGTACGTAATCTCTAATGGGAAAAAAACCAATGCCTTATCCTTCTAATTTTCCGTACATCACAGTCCACCATTACCTTCTTCTGAAGTAAGGAGACATCTTGTAAGAAAAAAAGacggaaaaaaaaatgaacgaAAGAAAAATCAATCAGTTGTCATTAAAACTATTATCTCTTGGTCGCCTTTGTTATACTGCGAAAACTTAACTTTTTATCAAACAATACCTGAAGTTCTCGTTACATCGGCTGTACAGGTTTTATGGTTTTGCTTCAGAGGCACAAATGGAACCAACAGTTGAAGTACAATTTCAACTTGAGCttcttaacaaattatttatgatatatcaattacaGTGGTACTGGTGGGAAGTGTCAAGAACGCACAATATTGGTTCTCAATGTTTACTGGGAGTGTCTAAACATTTAATAATGCACTTTTTTTTGTGATAAAATTTAATAATGCACTTAAAGGATCacaatatcaattttttttcttcacctTCAATCCTTTCTAATTGATATTTGATCAGACCATCTGTTAGAACTCATCTTGCAATTCTTAATAGTACATATAAGGTTCTTTGTCAACAATAGTCTTCCATTCCTACTTGTTAAGGAATGACATTGGGATTATTTTGATGCTGTGTTTAATTATGGATTTGGATTTTAATAAAGTATGCtataaaacataataaacaCCAATTCGGGTTCTTCTGATTAGTTGCATGAGTTTGAGTCATCAATCTCATGAACTTCTAAGCATGAACTATGTGGTTACCAGAAACCCCTCAGATTTCAGAGGCTTGGATCTTTCCTAACTGACTTTCACACCAGTAATAGTAACTAGCCACTCCAATCTTCACCCTTGCAAACCCTCCTTACTGCCACCCTTTCTTCACCTTTTCCTCTCTTTTGTGATTCTCTTGTGATcccaaaagaaaacaagaggCATAAGAAATGGATGGAGCCAAAGGGGCTGTTAACATCTAGCATCAATTTTTTTAAGGGAGGGGTAACGGTACATATAGTGGTTGTTAGGAATGTTGGGTGAGTAAAAATTTAACTGTTAATCGTTAATCCAAAAAAATTATTGTCAATTGGTTATCTGATCTTCCTGCAGTCTGAAATTTTCAGAGCTCTTGAGAAAGCCAGGCTTCTTGTTGGTGGTAGGAAAGAGTCTTGTTATTCAAGATGTGGGAGAACGGACAAGGGGGTCTCATCGGTTGGACAAGTAAGACATTTCAAATCTGAAAGGAATAACATTGTACTGCTAGAATAACATTGTATAATGTTCACATTTGATTTTCCATTAGCTATTCAAAGTGACATTTCTTGCCACCTCTTACATGTCCTTGGGGGGTTTGGTTGAGGTTTGATCTAGTAATACCTAGTTTATTTACTTGACTAGGACGGTCTTGTATTGTTCCGTATGTCTCACTCATTTGTACAAACTTATGAAAGATACATCAAAATCTTGTTCAAAAGCttaatatttttcaatatgGCAACCAAAGAGATGGCAATAGATAACATAATTCTTTTAGTTATTTGGGTTTTTTCTACTATGGTTCCAATGTTGTAATTATCACGGGTACAATTTCGGTGACCAAGTTTggtaattaatttaaatttatattacaaaatattttctggttCTAAGTCATTATTCACCTAGTAGTCAGAAAATCAGAATTTTAATTGGGCAACTTTGTTGActtttcaaaattcaatcattattttatttaatttctctaTTTTAGCATTCTCACTATTATTCCTGCAGGTAATTGCTCTCTATTTGCGGTCAAACCTTAAGGATCCTCCTAATGCTGAAAATAGTTGTCATAATGCGGAAGAGCAGCATGGTTAGCTAACTTGATGTTGCCAAATTTGTTCTCTGTTGTCAATACCCTGAATGTTGAATTATTCTATTGAGCTGAATGATGACATGAGTGCGCCagattttttgttttatgtttacATTGATGTATTTTGAGTACTTTAATAGTTGACAGGTTTTCATAGTGTTAAGTTACTGCAAATGATAGAACCTACTGTTTTAGTTTGCCATTTTTTCCAAAAATTAGAACTGTCATTTAAATCGTTGTTCTCTAATTAGCTTTACTATTTGAagattgtttcttttttaagaaaagcTAATGTTCACATCACCTAATATATCTTCGTGTCGCTAAGAATAACTTTTAAAGTTATCTTATTGCAACAAATTAGTTTATGTACCAGCAGCAATTAAGAGCAAAATTCATTTTTGTTGACTGTTTTATATACGTTTGTGTATAGTATTTTAGATGATGGTGACTTCATTGTCTGATTTTTGTCAGAAATATAATATCAATGGAAGAGTTTTTAAATAACGATAAATTTGGTAATGATGGCATTCTTGTTTGAAACATCAAAATATGACAAAAGTCTTCCCTGCACTGGGAAAGTAGATGGTAGTAAGACTTTATCTAGGGAACTGCAAACATTATTTTTCTTAGGTAAGAAACATTTCATTTTCAATGAAATAAGCACCTATAGGTGATTAAAATAAAGTATAATAGAAACTCTTTCCCTTTTGAAAAGATGTCATCTATAATTTCTCGTGCTTACTTTTTCTGAATTTCATATTCTATAGGGGTAGGTTCTTTTATGTTCTGATTAGAATGTTGCATACTTTTTAcatcttttattctttttgaaTAGGAGCGACGAAGTGCATCCCTTTTCCATCTCAATTATCctaatttcattttcatttattatttactCTCAGATGGAGAAATTGATTACGTGAGAGTAATTAATAAAGTCCTTCCTAATGACATTCGGGTTTTAGGCTGGTGTCCTGTTCCTGTTGGCTTCAGTGCAAGGTTTGTCTTGCTCTTGTGGTTTTCCTTTGGCCTGTTTTTGCGAGAGATGTGATGTGTAGATTTTTAATGTGAAGTTAGGATTATGAAACCAGCATCCTGGAGATTAAAAAATCAATCTAACCGGCTTTGACTGCAGAGTTGACGTGCCTACATGAAATTCTTAACATAGCCGGGTGCTATGCTTTGACAATCTAAATGTTGGTACACCTCTCTTAGAGTTGCGGCAACCAGTAGTATCTCCTCGCACCCATTACCTCATATAAGCAGCTTTACTCGtgtgttctttttttctttgttagaTACACCTGGTGCTACATGCTGCTTAAGTTGTTTATACCTGGTTAACTATGACAATGTACTGCATCATGATCTGCGGATGCCACTTTTATATTACTTTGGGGCATTGGTTTTGAAACCAAGAACCTTGTTTTGGTTACTTTCTGAAATTTGAGTTTACACATAGGTATTGCGTTTTTGCTAAAGAATAATATTTTTGCAAGGGACTCAGTCAGTGGGGATTATGGTTTCATAATTATCTTAAAATTAGTTTTGGAAAGGCCACAATGTAAATTTGCTCAAACAACTCAAGAATGTTCTAATCGAAATTTGAGTGTTATACTTGATAATCAATCATCAGTACTTCATGGTGCTCCTGATGCACACAGATAATCTAATCAACCTGTATGCTCATATGGAACAATGTTAATGCTTACTCTGGGTTTCTTGTTGCCTCTATATGCAGCACAGGTTTAGTTGTTTGAGAagaaagtataaatattttttctggGGAGCAAATTTGGATATCTCGGTATGCAAATTATACTGTATTAGGCTTGTAATGCTGTTTCAGAAATAATTTGGATCTGCATTTTCACCAGGCTATGGAGAGGGCTGGTAAGAAGTTTGTAGGGGAACATGACTTCAGAAACTTCTGCAAAATGGATGCGGCAAATGTTCACAACTATAGGCGGTGCATCATGTCATTTGACATTTCTCCTTGTGATGTGAGGTTGGTGTTTGTATCAGATCTTCTCGTCTTCTTTCCAATTGGACTTCCTGTACCGTGCTTAATTGATGCCTGCCTTGCATTTGCACA
This genomic window contains:
- the LOC103496569 gene encoding uncharacterized protein LOC103496569 isoform X3; translated protein: MDGAELFTDITETTGAIRKTLEANEFQPFDGNQIASLQSQLRLLQDRVKELEEENSKLSSPLASCCCSERRMNFGDRSCSIEKSTESGTTKKKSVERTTGYNTRILDHCSKRYIALKVMYFGQRALEKARLLVGGRKESCYSRCGRTDKGVSSVGQVIALYLRSNLKDPPNAENSCHNAEEQHDGEIDYVRVINKVLPNDIRVLGWCPVPVGFSARFSCLRRKYKYFFWGANLDISAMERAGKKFVGEHDFRNFCKMDAANVHNYRRCIMSFDISPCDVRTEGNLLWAFNIEGSAFLWHQVRCMVAVVFMVGQGLEDPDVVDILLDPLRTPRKPQYVMASENPLVLHSCEFEGVKFRCSSDAGEALQLHLSNEIRTYKLQAAIFKEALLSCLPNDGSSSDNRKLKKKNSHVALLSRPTEPSYEERRAKLDSTSTI
- the LOC103496569 gene encoding uncharacterized protein LOC103496569 isoform X2 encodes the protein MDGAELFTDITETTGAIRKTLEANEFQPFDGNQIASLQSQLRLLQDRVKELEEENSKLSSPLASCCCSERRMNFGDRSCSIEKSTESGTTKKKSVERTTGYNTRILDHCSKRYIALKVMYFGQRFYGFASEAQMEPTVESEIFRALEKARLLVGGRKESCYSRCGRTDKGVSSVGQVIALYLRSNLKDPPNAENSCHNAEEQHDGEIDYVRVINKVLPNDIRVLGWCPVPVGFSARFSCLRRKYKYFFWGANLDISAMERAGKKFVGEHDFRNFCKMDAANVHNYRRCIMSFDISPCDVRTEGNLLWAFNIEGSAFLWHQVRCMVAVVFMVGQGLEDPDVVDILLDPLRTPRKPQYVMASENPLVLHSCEFEGVKFRCSSDAGEALQLHLSNEIRTYKLQAAIFKEALLSCLPNDGSSSDNRKLKKKNSHVALLSRPTERSFTYPSFLRRAACQT
- the LOC103496569 gene encoding uncharacterized protein LOC103496569 isoform X4 yields the protein MNFGDRSCSIEKSTESGTTKKKSVERTTGYNTRILDHCSKRYIALKVMYFGQRFYGFASEAQMEPTVESEIFRALEKARLLVGGRKESCYSRCGRTDKGVSSVGQVIALYLRSNLKDPPNAENSCHNAEEQHDGEIDYVRVINKVLPNDIRVLGWCPVPVGFSARFSCLRRKYKYFFWGANLDISAMERAGKKFVGEHDFRNFCKMDAANVHNYRRCIMSFDISPCDVRTEGNLLWAFNIEGSAFLWHQVRCMVAVVFMVGQGLEDPDVVDILLDPLRTPRKPQYVMASENPLVLHSCEFEGVKFRCSSDAGEALQLHLSNEIRTYKLQAAIFKEALLSCLPNDGSSSDNRKLKKKNSHVALLSRPTEPSYEERRAKLDSTSTI
- the LOC103496569 gene encoding uncharacterized protein LOC103496569 isoform X1, with the translated sequence MDGAELFTDITETTGAIRKTLEANEFQPFDGNQIASLQSQLRLLQDRVKELEEENSKLSSPLASCCCSERRMNFGDRSCSIEKSTESGTTKKKSVERTTGYNTRILDHCSKRYIALKVMYFGQRFYGFASEAQMEPTVESEIFRALEKARLLVGGRKESCYSRCGRTDKGVSSVGQVIALYLRSNLKDPPNAENSCHNAEEQHDGEIDYVRVINKVLPNDIRVLGWCPVPVGFSARFSCLRRKYKYFFWGANLDISAMERAGKKFVGEHDFRNFCKMDAANVHNYRRCIMSFDISPCDVRTEGNLLWAFNIEGSAFLWHQVRCMVAVVFMVGQGLEDPDVVDILLDPLRTPRKPQYVMASENPLVLHSCEFEGVKFRCSSDAGEALQLHLSNEIRTYKLQAAIFKEALLSCLPNDGSSSDNRKLKKKNSHVALLSRPTEPSYEERRAKLDSTSTI